The genomic stretch GATACCAAAAAGGGTTCCTAAGTTTCTTACGGTCGATGAGGTCTTCGCACTCATGGATTCAGCAGCAGATGAAGGCGCCCTCGGCGTCAGGGACCGTGCGATACTCGAATTGTTATACGCCTCAGGGCTTCGCGTGAGCGAACTCGTGGGCCTGGATATCGAACACATAGATCTCAAGACGCACATGGTCCGGGTGTTGGGAAAGGGACGCAAGGAGCGCATAGTGCCGGTGGGTGAAAAGGCCTGTCTGGCCCTCGTGGATTATCTCAACAAGAGATCTTCTCTCATAGTTGATCGGGGTCAGGAAAAGGCGTTTTTCGTCAACCGCCACGGCGGCAGGCTCACGGCGCGCTACATCGAGAGGCTCATCGCGAAGTACATGCGCCGCTGCGGCGTGCAGAAGACGATCACGCCGCACGTGCTCAGGCATACCTTTGCCACGCACCTCCTGGGCGCGGGCGCCGACATGAGGGGCATACAGGAGCTGCTGGGTCACTCGAGCCTCTCGACCACGCAGAAATACACGCATGTGGGCATCGAGAACCTCATGAAGACCTACGACCAGTCGCATCCAAAGGCCTGATCAGCACTTCCTTAGCCCTGAGCATAGTCGAAGGGTTGATTTAGTCTAAAATCCTGATATGCAACTCCCCCTGACAGAGGGAGAGGCCATGTTCCATTCCACTACGATTTTGTGCGTGCGCCGCGACGGGAAGGTTGCGATCGCCGGCGACGGCCAGGTGAGCTTCAACAACACAGTGCTCAAACAGACTGCGAATAAGATACGCACCATGCGGGATGGACGGGTGTTGGCGGGGTTCGCCGGCTCCAGCGCCGACGCGTTCACGCTCTTCGAGCGTTTCGAGGCCAAACTCGAGGAGCACAGGGGGGCGCTGACCAGGGCCTCTGTCGAGCTGGCCAAGGACTGGCGCACTGACAGGGCGCTGCGCAGGCTGGAGGCGATGATGATCGTCGCAGATTTGGAGAAGACTTTTACGATATCCGGCACCGGCGACGTGCTCGAGCCGGACGACGGCGTGAGCGCCATCGGTTCCGGCGGGCCTTACGCCCTGGCAGCCGCGCGGGCGCTCTTGAAACACACGAACCTCGACGCCAGAAAGATCGTCGAGGAGGCGATGAACATCGCTTCAGGCATCTGCATCTACACCAACGATCGCATCCACGTGGAGGGGCTGGGCTAGTCCTTGAAGTCATGATCGAGAAAAATTTCACACCCAGAGAGACGGTCTCGGAGCTCGACCGCTTCATCATAGGCCAGGCCAAGGCCAAGAAGGCGGTCGCGATAGCGCTGCGCAATCGCTGGCGCCGGCGCAAGGTCGAGCCGGATCTGCGCGACGAGATAGTCCCGAAGAACATAATCATGATCGGCTCCACCGGCGTGGGCAAGACCGAGATCGCCCGCAGGCTGGCTAAGCTCGCTGAGGCGCCGTTCATCAAGGTCGAGGCCTCGAAGTTCACCGAGGTGGGCTACGTGGGCAAGGACGTGGAGTCCATGATCCGCGAGCTCACCGAGATTGCGGTGAAGATGGTGCGCGAGGAGGAGTCAGGTCTCGTGAAGGCGAGGGCGCGCGAGCAGGCCGAGGAGCGGCTCCTGGACCTGCTTCTTCCGGGGCACGAGGAAAAGCCGCCGGTAGGCGAGCCCGGCCAGACGCAGGAAGAAGCTGGCGCAAGACGCCATGCCACGCGCGAGAGGCTTCGCGGGATGCTGCGCAAAGGGGCCCTCGACGACAGGTTCGTTGAGATCGACGGCGGTCAGCGCGCGCCCAGGGGCCCGGTCGAGATCGTGGCCGCCACGAGCCTTGAGGAGATGAGCTCCAATCTGCGCGACATGTTCTCGAACATGATGCCTTCCGGCCGCAAGCGCAGGAAGATGAAGGTGCCGGAGGCGCTGGAGTTCCTTCTGACGGAGGAGGCGGCGAAGCTCATCGACATGGACGCTGTGATCAAACAGGCCGTGGAGAAGGTGGAGCAGAACGGCATAGTCTTCCTCGACGAGATCGACAAGATAGCGAGCCCGAGGGGCGGTGAGCGAAGCTTCGGCCCCGACGTCTCGCGCGAGGGCGTGCAGCGCGACATACTGCCGATAGTGGAGGGCTCGACCGTGGTCACCAAGTACGGGGTG from bacterium encodes the following:
- the xerC gene encoding tyrosine recombinase XerC translates to MKTLIDRFSSYLKHERDVSPHTCKNYLVDLHQFLNYLESRYTGISSKGEAYIGKIDASVIRDFMSKMWNEWSASSIARKLASLRTFFNYCMKQSLIETNPAKEVATPKIPKRVPKFLTVDEVFALMDSAADEGALGVRDRAILELLYASGLRVSELVGLDIEHIDLKTHMVRVLGKGRKERIVPVGEKACLALVDYLNKRSSLIVDRGQEKAFFVNRHGGRLTARYIERLIAKYMRRCGVQKTITPHVLRHTFATHLLGAGADMRGIQELLGHSSLSTTQKYTHVGIENLMKTYDQSHPKA
- the hslV gene encoding ATP-dependent protease subunit HslV — translated: MFHSTTILCVRRDGKVAIAGDGQVSFNNTVLKQTANKIRTMRDGRVLAGFAGSSADAFTLFERFEAKLEEHRGALTRASVELAKDWRTDRALRRLEAMMIVADLEKTFTISGTGDVLEPDDGVSAIGSGGPYALAAARALLKHTNLDARKIVEEAMNIASGICIYTNDRIHVEGLG
- the hslU gene encoding ATP-dependent protease ATPase subunit HslU yields the protein MIEKNFTPRETVSELDRFIIGQAKAKKAVAIALRNRWRRRKVEPDLRDEIVPKNIIMIGSTGVGKTEIARRLAKLAEAPFIKVEASKFTEVGYVGKDVESMIRELTEIAVKMVREEESGLVKARAREQAEERLLDLLLPGHEEKPPVGEPGQTQEEAGARRHATRERLRGMLRKGALDDRFVEIDGGQRAPRGPVEIVAATSLEEMSSNLRDMFSNMMPSGRKRRKMKVPEALEFLLTEEAAKLIDMDAVIKQAVEKVEQNGIVFLDEIDKIASPRGGERSFGPDVSREGVQRDILPIVEGSTVVTKYGVVRTDHVLFIASGAFHVSKPSDLIPELQGRFPIRVELDSLNKEDFFRILTEPDNSLVKQYKAMMKTEGIDIDFDEDSLREVSEIAALVNSQLEDIGARRLHTVMEKLLEELSFTAPDRTPEKVKIDRKYVRDHLSDIVKDRDLSRYIL